The genomic segment agaagcagaagcaggtgcaGGCAGTCTAAAGTCAAAGCTACATCACCAGAAGTCTTTGGGGAAACTGTCATCCTTGCCTTCATAGGTTGTTCAGACAGTGACAGCAGTGATTGACAGCGATAACAGCCAGAAGGAGCGTCGGGCTCCTTTAAAGCACTTTACCTAATCATGAACATAAGGGAGGGACTTGTGAGGCCAGTACCAGTTTATCTGTGAGGTGCAACAAACAAACCCGCCATTCCAACAGTCCTCCACCTTTAGTTCAGCCTCAGCATGGCATCAGCACAACCGCGTGTCTGAGTACGGTGCACAGCAGTCAGACAGCAGCCACTGGGTGGAGGATTCCATGGTAGTGTCAGATGCAGAGCTCATCGTTTGCACAGCCAGTGACTGAACTCCAGAGGGgcatttgtttgttctgcagactGGTGTGTGCTTGCATGCGTGTTTACTTCTGTAAACTACCTGACCGACATCTGGTTGTGTGAGCTCATGTGCATGTATTTGCGCAGACCTTGCTGGACCACTTGCGCGCCTCCTGGTGGAGTGACTGGGCAGCAGCCAGAATGGGTTGATTGACAGGCTGGTTGGACGGCATCATCAGCAGCTCTGGCTCATAGTCATCCTCACCATCAGTAaactcatcttcatcatctacctccctctcctctactgcctcctcatcctcaggcTGGGTAGCGCAGGGGGGTTTGTTGCAGGAGGTTGAAAGAGTGGGGTCAATTGGGATGAGAGGGGACGGGAGGATAAAagggggtgggaggaggaaaaaaagaggaatgCAGAGAAAAGGGTAAAGGGGGGAAGCCAGTGATGGCAGGAGGGAAGGAAGCAGGGGAAAAGGCATTTAGTACAGTATGAGAGGCACTGCATGGAAGAAAAGACGACAGGAGATTTACACAGGCGGGAGGAGCGAATACAAGCACTGTAAAGCAGCAGGGAGCAAAGAGGGGAGGGGGTACGAAACACTGGACGCACAGGCAAAGATGGCTTTGgagcaaaaaaagaagaagagcaaaGAGCAGCTGATGTGGGCAGGCAGCCGCTGGATAATGTGCCTGATTGTGAGGCTGTGGTGGAGCTGTCAAGAGGTGTTCTGTGTGTGGTTTCCAAAGACAAACTCCAATATAAAAGGTGGTTTGACAGCTACAGGGGGGGGAATGGTTACGTTTCCTCACAGCAATAGCAAAAGGCCACAAGTCATAGGACATATGATGTATAATATAATAGTCTACTACACAGATACAGTTACAGTCCCACgcacaaaaccaaaaacatggTGTTTGTGGGCAGCGGTGCGTTTGGGGGAACCCACCTTGCTGGACCACTGTCGAGCCTCGTCGTGCAGCTGCCGGGCCGCCACCATCATGGGCTCGCTGAGCACCTCTCCGGCCTTCTGCTCCGGGAactcctcatccttctcctcgggaggagggggacgaggCGGGGGCACCTCGCCCTCGGGCAGCGGGGGTTTGGGCGGCGCCTGCTCATCACTGACCTGGAAAGAAGAATAAGCACGGATACATTGGCCACAATATTATTGATACGCTATGCAGTTTTAGTTTGTGCCGGGTCATGCGAGAAGGCCTTTGCTCGTCCTACATGGAGCTGGTCCAGAtcgggaggtggaggagggaagtCAGGCTCCTGAGGCTGGAACGCCTCCCTAACTTTTCCAACTGCAGCCAAGATCCTCAAGCACGAGTCCAGGTAGGCTTTCTGCAGGGCTGAGACAGAATGAAGGTGAGCTGTCAGTCTGTGTCAGACTGTTCATTGAACGTGTGCTTTGtacctttgtcctgtatgttccCAGCCACCGCCTTGGCATCCATCACCATGGGTGAGATGGTGTGTGAGAGGATGTCTGACGCGTGCTTCACGGTGTCCCTGAACCGCGGATCTTCGGAGTTCTCCACTTCCTTCTTGGCCACCAACAGGACCCGATTAGCTCGCCTTGCTATGCTCGTTGCCCCGGCAACAAGCATCTGGGGCTGAACATTCGCCATGGCAACTCTGCACTTGTCGATGTCTTTCTTTATAGCTTCCTCAGAAGCGTCTAATAGGGATTTGGTGTCGATGGCCTCGTCCACAAGACCTGGAACCCCAGAGATCAAACTTTTTGTCTTCAACTGTGTGTTATTATAATATAGGAAATAACTGCTGCTTGGATGTTGTCAAAATCCGTACCAGTCAGTCTCTCCACGTTGTCAATCCACTGGTTCTTCATGGTGTCAAAGTGCTCGTACGCCGCTTTGTTGCCGGGATTCTTCAGCATGATCCGAGCAGCGGAGGTTACCTGGACATTAGCAGTCAGTCGGTCACACTGGGCGTCGGAAATACCACAGTTCACCAGTGTAAAAGTCCAAAAGGAGCACCTGTGGCGTGAGCTCTCTGGCATGTTTCACGGCGGCATGGATCCCTTCCACCGTGCTCTTATTAGCGGTCCCCACGGCCGCAGCCTTCTCTGCAGTCGCCCCCAACCGACCTGCGTGGGCCTCAAAGTTCCCCGCACGCTCTTCAAAAACCTACCAGTATGAACTAAAATCAATCAGCGTATTCGTTTGCTATATTTTAGCGATGCAACAGCACAGAATCAGTGGACGTCTGCTGCATCCACATCGCTGACCTCCTCTCTGTTGGGGGCGTCGGGCGGCGCGGTCGCTGCCACGGCCAGCAGTTTAATGGGGGTGGTGGTGTCGCTGAAGACGTCCGACACCTCCTGGGTCATCACCTCCTGCATGTGTCGCCTCAGGTCCTGGTCAAAGCACAGTGTTCACAGTCAtcagtccagcaggtggcgctgcacCAATgcttaataataatgaatttcCTATTTAAGCaccagactgctgctgctgctacctTGAGACTGTCTTGCAGTTGTGCGGCTGTGGCTCGCGCGTGAGGGGCCTCGGCCTCGCCTCTGCCGGCCATGTCGGCCAAAGACGCCGTGAGCGCCTCAGCGCGGTCACAGCGCCCGATCATATCCTGTCGATACGGGCCTAGCATGCCTCCCGCCAGCCTCCTGCCTTCTCCAACCATTCCTCTGATGGCTGCCTGACCTGGAGAGGCAGACACCAACAGAAGTCATTATCGCGTCACATAGATTACTAAGATGCTCATTCAAATCGCTGCTGTTACTTCTTGTGTGTGCGATTATAACCTAGAGGAAGCATTTCGAGAGCAGGTACCTGTGTTCCACTGTAGCATCTCATACTCTGCTCCCACAGAGAAGCatcagaggaaacaggaaacaagcaaATGACGAATCAAGGCGTTAGATGCAATGCAACCTGAACGCCTCAGTCACTCAGTGATTCATGCAtatcactgactcacactgggACACATCACTGCAGGCATTTAGGGAGACAGAATCAGTCAGCTTTCCCAGGTCCTGTCACGTCCACTTGGACATCGTCTTCAAAAACCACACAGGCGAGAAAGTCTCTAAATCATCTCTCCCCCGAGTCCAACCCGCTCACCTATTCCTCTGTCGTCCACTCCAGGGTTGCTCACCCAGCGGAGCGCTTGCTCCATCTTGCCCTCCAGGGTGATGGCGGGCTTGGCTGGTCTCATGTTGGCCACAGCCCGGTTGGTTTTGGACTGAAGGGTCAGCAGCGCTACTCCGATCTGCTTTGCCAGCGCACGCGCCTCCGGGCTGTCGCCTTTCCCCCTGAGACGGGAACAGAGGGGCAAACCACCAAACAGAGGCTGACGTGCGTTCACTAGTTCAAAGATGAAATTCAAGCATTTCCTTACACCTTGACCTGAGTGAAACGTCGTTATGTCAGTTAACGATTGCAGCGAGGGAAAGGAGCCGTTAGGGCTCAAATATCACCGTACTGTTTGCGAAGATCCACAAGTCTGGCAGTGAGTCCGGCGATCTCACTGATGGAGCGCAGGATGTCGTCCCTCTCCTTTTGGTCTTCACAAAGATCAGCAATGCGTTTGGCCTCAGCAAGAAGTGCTCGGATGTTCTCCTCCCCCTCAGGACCCCCATTAGGGTCAGCCAGCCAAGCCTGAAAGACAATACATATGGTATATGCCACAAGATAGAAATAAATATCTACAAATATATGTGCAATATGTTTAGTTGCTTGAGAGTGATTTTCACTGAACATGAGCTGGAAAAGGCTGACAGGACATATGTTTCACTGGGGAAAGGGCTGCCATGATTTACTGTGTCACTGTTGTTTATCTGACCTGTGCAGCATCCAACCTCCTGGCAATGGCCTGCTTGGCATTGATCAGCGCCTCCAGCCTGCGAGCAGCAGCGTCTACTTTGCCAAACAATAAATCCAGGCCCTGCGAACACTGGCCCGCACGCTGCACGCACCCCGGGGTTTGGCCTTGGCCTCTGTCATGACAGCGGAACATGGTGACGAGCCTCACCGGAGCAACGTACAACTCACATTCTCCCAACAAAAAAAAGCTACCTGGCTCGAATATCCGCAATCTGGTCGGTCATGTGTCCCAGAGCCTTGGTGGTGGCCAGGatgtccttcctctccttcccggCACACAGCTCCCCGACTTTACCGGCCTCGTCGAGGATCACGCGCAGGGCGACCTCGCCGGGCTCACCTGAGGGTGACAACACGACACGGGAGACCCTGAGATGACGCCAAGCTCGGCTTCTGGACTTCACATGAGGGTGAGAGACGCAGCAGCTACCTGGCTGCGCATGAGGGTCTTTGAGCCAGGATTTGGCCTGCACCATCTTTGACTCAATCAAAGCCAGAGACCTCTTTAACGCTTCCATGTCCTGAGGGACAGAGAAAGCAGGAGAGTGTACAGTGTTATCGTAATATTGTCAATAAATGCAGTTTGTTTTGAAGAATATtctaatatatactgtataataatagtcataataaaagTGTTATTATGAGTGGTAATAGTAATTCACATTGTATATTataaaaaatgatgaaaactgACAGTGATACAGGATGAAGCATCTAAACCAACACCAGCTCTTAGTGCTGTAAggcaaataaaagctttttcaaGCTGAGAGGAGAGTGATTCACCTAAGTGACACCGTTCATCACAGTCCATCCATTataaatgtgtctggacacCGGCCAGTTTATTTCTATAATTCATGAGAGCATTGTTGGTGCGGCAGCAGCTGTCGCGGCCCGTGTACCGAgtatgcaacacacacaaacacaaacagacggGTCGTGGTCTGAGGTGCAGTACGGCGCTGCAGCCGTGTGCAGAGGGACATGCAGGGTTACAGGTTAAACCAGTGACGCCCCAACACTCAACGGTCCCACTGCACTGTCTCTGCATGGGAACTCATAAACGGACAGCTCCGTCACAGCGGACGAGGGAAGCACAGAAGAGATGACACACTAACGGAAGAGAGATGAACGCGTTATTGGTACAGTTCAAACATTCTGCGCGGCAGCTGCCGCTTGTTTCTGAGCCACTCCAGTCGACATTTAGAGACAAACAGATGCACATGTAGCACAGTGATGACGTGCtctctccatcatcacatctgCTGACAGGACTGAAACACACGGGACACTTGCTGTTAAATAGCAAcgggacacatacagtacacgacAGTATATATTGGAAGCGGGAGGACATGGTTTCTCCTCACTCTCGCGCTCATGCACACTTGCATGCTGGAAACTGCAGAGGGGGATAGAAACAGGCTTACCTTCTACAGGGAGGAAAAGAACGGAAGAGAAAGgtaaaggaggaaaaggaaaaccaGGAGTTACACTATCAAGCCGAAAAGAAAAGTGGAGACATTTTTGGATGGTGCTGGCTGCGGCACAGAAGGGGAGTGTGGGTCGACTGTGGCCGTTGGGTTCGATGAAGCCGTGGGTGTGTGCATACAAGCAGCGCTGTGTGAGCAGGGGCTACCTTGTTGGCCCAGGCGTCCTCGTCCCATGTGGTGagctgcaggactctgatgatCTCGTTGATCTCGGCGCTCATCTTTTCAAAGGTGAACCTCCTGTTCCTTTCGGCCTCCTCGATGCCGGCGCCTCGGCTGCTCTTGGTTGCCACAAAGATCTTTATCGCTGAGGACAGAGGCACATCCATCAGAGTCACACATAGGTGTTTGTGCAGAAATCCTGAAAATTCCCTAGAATTTTAAGCTTAATATTGTACTAGGGATGTGAACAAAGCAGCCAGGGGGCGATGTGTGTGTGCCAGACTTGGTCTGACATGTCAGCATCTAATGACTGTAATTATCAGCGTTGCTATAGCAACGGTTGGATGCTCCGTTACCTGCAATGAATCACGTGCCCCTCCCCCCAGTCCCAGAAAGTCACATGCAGTAGACACACCTGATATAAGGACCGGCAGCAGCTCTTTGATAGTGTTCATGGAGCTGACCAGCATCTGTCTGTGTTCTTGGTGCGTCAGCTCCTGCTGCCTCTCCTCAATCATCTTTGACATTTTGGTCATCCCTGAGGAAACAGACAAGATCATCATAGTAAGAATGAGGCTACTTAAATCAAATCCAATTCAGTAAAGGTGAGGAGCTTGAAGGGCATCTCccagctgagctgctccatCACATCCAAACATGATTACTTTATAAATGACTTACTGCAAACAATGACAGCATCGTTCAAGTGTGAGAAAACCTTGGCTTCGGATTCTCTGGGGTTCATTATGATGCAGTGCACTGACAACATGACTGACCTTTTACCTGCCACcataaactatttatttttgatGCGGACAGTAAGAAGATTCTGGTTCTTAATCAGAGCATCTCAGTGTCAGCAGAGCTGTGAGTGATGGATCTTTAACCAAGAGACGAATCCATAACAACAATAGTTCAGATATGATGGATAGCAGAAAAATTCTGATGAAGTAAATgcaatattattatctctacaGGCTGTTTAGTTTACGCCTCATTCACCAGATCTTTGTAGTATAAAGTAACTTAACATACTAAGGCAAGGTTAAAGTCTCCTTTTCAGGTTCTTGCTGACCTGGTCCCAGGTTTTTGGTGTAAGTGATGAGGTCCTCCATCGTCTCCACCACTTCAGCCACGGTCAGGTACTCTAGGATTCCTTTACACACTCGGATTATCTTACGCACCTAGAACACAACACGGACATAATAATAGTCAGATTAAAACAAAGGCTAATTATGAATGAATTCAGTGAATTCAGTGAATGAGCTTTTAGACTGTGTTGACATTGTttgtcatttgtgtgtgtgtgtgcgtgtgtgcgcgcgtgtgtgcctgtgtgtgtacagtctTGTGATGCACGTCTTGTGACTGTGAGAAGTTGCTCTTTCGAAAATGAGGCTAGCAATAAGACACGTGAGCATAATCACGTGTCCAATGTGATTCCACTTATAAAGCGACatcaaacatttacacacacacacacacacacacacacacacacacacacacacacactacacaagCTGGTACATACCATATTCTcccacacagactcacattaTGATTTATGACAGAGGGAAGTCATTTGATCTCAGTGATTAGATCTGGCTGCATTTGAGACTCCATTACAGACTTGCTCAAAGACGAGCTCCTCCTTCCCCTGTGCATCTATATAAAGTTTATTTCCCTGAAAGATGCCACACCTCTGAGGCAAAGGCGAGTCTCGGGGCGCATGTGCGGATTTAAGGAGGCGAACGCAAACACACCTCAGCCTCATCAAACGTGAGCAGCAGGTCGGAGGTTCCGGACAGAATCCCTCTGGACCCGTCGATCAGGTAATCTCGTGCAGGGACGGAGTACGGGTCTGCCTTCAGCATCTGAGCTGCTTGGACGAGCTTGGAGCACGAGTTCTCCACCCTGGAAACCACAAACCAGAATCAGGCACCTTGTGAACCAAGCAGACGGGGGCTAAAGCTGCACTGACACTACACCACTGTCACACCCCAATTTGCAGATGTgtcaataaaaaatattttgtaagTGTCAGCTTTCATCTTGTAGCTTAAACTATGCAATGATTATCCTGAGCTCCTGAagcttccctcctccttctgacCACCGCTGGTCAGGGTATCGATGGCTGCTAGTTCGTCTATATTTAGGGGGGTTCGCATTCCCACATGCCCCCTCCTAAGCCCTGTGATTTATGGTGGAGTGCACCGTGTGTATGTGAGAGTCTGAGGAAGCAGTTTAGCTAAAAGTGTGTTTTCAAACTAgatttaaatacataaataaatagatatTATGACTGTAAATTTGCAGTCTAAGCATCAACGCCATATACAGCCGAGCAAACACGTCACAGCCCCGGTACGGTGGGAGTGGGAGCTCTCTGGATGCGATGCAAGCTGGAGGACTACAAACAGCCTCTCAGCAGGTTGGATGCTGGAGCCCAGCAGTCACCCGGGTCCGGCCTCAGAAGCGGCTCTTTGTTGTAGCTGGGAACGCGGCCACGTTTCCTAACATCAAATCGCCTGGAATCCTCTTTTTAACGCGTTCTCTGCGTGCTGAGATGAAGCGGATCCCTTCCGTAGTGTTGTCAGCGGCTGCGCTGTGAGGCCGACTCACTTAATGAAGGCAGGAGGCATGTCCCTCTTCATGAGCTGGTCCTCTGTGGTTTGAACCGTCTCCTTTCCAACCTGCAACAGATGAAGATCGAATTTAATCCTAATCTTGAATGTATTAGTATTAGAtgcaacaaataaaacaaagtggACGCTGCAAAGGCTGAACAGAGGAGCATCAGTCGACAAATCTCCAACCACATCGTGTCTTTGAAGGTTCATGGAGATGCAGCTTGTCCCGTGTGATGTGGCTCTTAtattatcttattttatctATTACTAGGGCAACTGTTCAGGTAAACTAATCTGGCCATGAACGCATGGTCCAGTGGTGATTTGATCCGGTCGTCTGCGTCACCAAAATGTTTGCCAGAAGCGTGAGCATTGGATTCATAAAAACTAATTATCTGAACCCTTTTCTTTCAGCTGTTTGCTTGAAAAGAATCAAAAGAGGAAACACGTGAGGACGAGAagctttaaaacacacagatcCTGACAACATATCCTCTACTGAAGCTCtggaacaaaagacaaaagtaaaataaaagctCTGGAATAAAAGACAACTACGACACGGCCGACACACACCAGCCGCAGCACAATCCGCCTGCACACGCGCACTTGAAATGCAATTATGGCGAGATGATGACATCGGCCTCGTGCTGCTGTGTTGATGAATGTCACTTAATAGACTTTGTGGCTCCAGAGACCGATGCAGCAGCCGTCGCTGAGCATTCCAGCAACACAGCTTCACCTAAACGACCCGTGGCCGCTGTTGGGTAATGATGCAGAACCTGGAACGCACACATGGTCATTCATGATTACCTGCACGAACGTCGGGATGCGATTGAACATTTAAAATGGGAGGAATGCAGCGTGTCCGGCGGAGCTGTTCCTGTAAGCAGCAACGCTTGGCATTGATTGTCCCATACATAATTGATGGGACGCTAAGAGGCCTGCTGGACGGTGTGatgtgctccagcagctgtcagtcaagtTCAGCTGAGCCAAGTTTATTCTGGCGTTTCAAGGCGTGATTGTTTTGGGCAGAATGAAGCAAATTTTAACTGAATAATCTATTTAACGAGCAATAAAGATGTCGGTGCTAGATTTACATGGCTAAATGAGTGGTTCAAGGCTGTAGTGCCCAACAGAACCGTGTTTGGTCTCACGCCTCGCTTCCTGTCACATTTTACTGTGtgctaataaaacaaacagagataAAACGCATCCAAAAGACTTAACATTGTTCATAAAGCCCTGAgattttctgtttccttttcaaATGTCCACCAGATCTGCTGATGACCCTTGCACTGCTGAATGTTTCCTCGCGCTCACCAGCTGCTCACcaactctgtctgtctgctgttggGTGGAGCAGATGGCCCCCTATGTTATGTCAGCGCCACTGAAAACGGCTTCTGCCGGAAACAAGCGGGAGCGCGATGGGAACGTGACAGATGTGAGTCGGATGCAACGGATGCTGGAACCAGCTGGGAGGAGCTTAAACGGAGGAGGGTGtcaggtgtgtatgtgtgggaggaggggggagggagggggcgctcccctccctcgctcccccttTCTCCTCTCATTCAGCGTCGACGGTGCGTCTCCTCGCTCGCATTCTCTGCTCCGTCAGACTGTGGTTCCTTCACTCAACGGCAAATCTATTtattcctcctccccccagacACGCTCGGCCTCTACGTCGACTCCTTCAGGAGCGGATAGCTCTCCAGCACCACTGTTGGGAGCTCTGTCATCGGGCCCGACTTCGGGAAGCTCCCACCTTCAAGCAGAGGCACCAGCAGCATCGTTTGGATCTTCAGATGAATCGGCGTCAACCCACGCGCGGGCTCCGACGGCGCGAGACTGACACCTCCATGAGTGTGAGAGTCTCTAAGTGTGTCGGTGACCTAGATTTGAGGCACCCCCGCAGGCGGCCCACTCCGGACAGGGTTAATAGTGTAATTGTATCAGTATGTAGTGGGACTCTTGCATCTCCACTCGAGTGTAGACGTGAATCAGCTTCCTAAAATGAGTGCGAGGGATCCGGTGTGTTCGTCTACCCAGTAACAAaccactgctgctcctcctccagctctctttCAACACATTCCTGTCACCTACTTCTTACCGTGACTCCCACTCTATCCATCATTTTCTCTTCAACAGTGTTCAAAGGCATAAAGTCAGAACAGATCTAGATCATTTCTAACATTATTACTTCCTACTTCTTATTTCCTGCCTCATTGTGTCCTGCTTCCACTGCCCCTGTGCCTTTATCTCTGCCTGCAGCCTCTCATCTCCATCATCTGACACCCGGCGACACGCCGGAGGCTGCTATTAGCCTCCCTCTGCTCGCTGTCTGCGTGGATCAGCTGCGTGGATCGGCAAGGACGAGCAGGCAAAGAGAGCGCGCCGGGCTATGAAGGACTGAAAGAGGCTGGATGGTGTCCAGAACGGGGATTTGTGATTAGGACACTCCAAGGTATGCGCGTTCAAGCTGAATTGGCTTTTCCATTATCAGTTAATGAGACTTTTATCACAATGAGCTCCTGCGTCCTTGCACAGGAAGCCAGCTTTAGGCGAGAGCCATCAGAACTTGAAATGGCAATAAATATTAGGAGTAGTCAAATCATTTTAACCATCGCCAACACTCTTGCTAATCACGCCAGAACCATCTGATTGGTCAGACACGGAGCAGAGAAAGCCAGGACGACCTAGACGTCTTCTCATGAAGTGATGTGTCACTTGAAATGCACAACTAGCCCACGTTGCTCCTTCTTGAGTTTGACATGTCTCCTGAGTGAGTGAACTACGCTCCAGTCACGCATCAATACCAGTCACCCTGGATCAGCATTAATGATGTGGCCATTATTGATTTTTCCAGTCGGGGCATTCAGAGAAGATCAGCTCGCTAGATGCAGAAATATTTCTATTTAGACTCAACATGTCTAAaggaaagaagcagaggaagtgaATCCTATGGAAGATGTCTTTAAAGGGGTTTAAAGTCCAATAAATGACCAGTGTGTCTGTTCTTTGAGGATCTCCTTAGTATAAAGTATATTGTTCTATGAATCCTGCAATAATCAAAACCTAAACAGTGAAAGTGTGAGCTCCTCTACTTATGTCACAATAAACATCTCGCccgtgagagagagaaacacgcATTCTGTTACAATTCAATTGACCGGTTCCCTCCGCCCCACAAACTTCATTGAGATCCGCAGCCTCATCTGAAAAGGGGCAAAAGTGCGCCGCACACATGAGCGTCAGCTGGGCGAGCCGCGGTTCTATGTCATTTTAATGACGAGCAAAGATCGAACCGGGCTGGTCATAAACTTAAGTGGAGTCGGGAAAAATACCGCTTTCCAAGCACTGCGGGGACAGTCTGGTGATTTACCCTCCGGCTATTTATAACACTGGGCAAATACAAGCTACTGCCTACTGTCAGACCGGTGGGGTCCGCTCGCTTTTTGCAGGTTTGGAGCAAAGGGGTGGATGCGTGGACCCTGATTTGACGCCCAGGTTCGAAGTCAGCACTCACCCGG from the Betta splendens chromosome 15, fBetSpl5.4, whole genome shotgun sequence genome contains:
- the LOC114870833 gene encoding vinculin-like isoform X1 encodes the protein MPVFHTKTIESILEPVAQQISHLVIMHEEGEVDGKAIPDLTVPVAAVQAAVSNLVRVGKETVQTTEDQLMKRDMPPAFIKVENSCSKLVQAAQMLKADPYSVPARDYLIDGSRGILSGTSDLLLTFDEAEVRKIIRVCKGILEYLTVAEVVETMEDLITYTKNLGPGMTKMSKMIEERQQELTHQEHRQMLVSSMNTIKELLPVLISAIKIFVATKSSRGAGIEEAERNRRFTFEKMSAEINEIIRVLQLTTWDEDAWANKDMEALKRSLALIESKMVQAKSWLKDPHAQPGEPGEVALRVILDEAGKVGELCAGKERKDILATTKALGHMTDQIADIRARGQGQTPGCVQRAGQCSQGLDLLFGKVDAAARRLEALINAKQAIARRLDAAQAWLADPNGGPEGEENIRALLAEAKRIADLCEDQKERDDILRSISEIAGLTARLVDLRKQGKGDSPEARALAKQIGVALLTLQSKTNRAVANMRPAKPAITLEGKMEQALRWVSNPGVDDRGIEYEMLQWNTGQAAIRGMVGEGRRLAGGMLGPYRQDMIGRCDRAEALTASLADMAGRGEAEAPHARATAAQLQDSLKDLRRHMQEVMTQEVSDVFSDTTTPIKLLAVAATAPPDAPNREEVFEERAGNFEAHAGRLGATAEKAAAVGTANKSTVEGIHAAVKHARELTPQVTSAARIMLKNPGNKAAYEHFDTMKNQWIDNVERLTGLVDEAIDTKSLLDASEEAIKKDIDKCRVAMANVQPQMLVAGATSIARRANRVLLVAKKEVENSEDPRFRDTVKHASDILSHTISPMVMDAKAVAGNIQDKALQKAYLDSCLRILAAVGKVREAFQPQEPDFPPPPPDLDQLHVSDEQAPPKPPLPEGEVPPPRPPPPEEKDEEFPEQKAGEVLSEPMMVAARQLHDEARQWSSKPEDEEAVEEREVDDEDEFTDGEDDYEPELLMMPSNQPVNQPILAAAQSLHQEARKWSSKGNDIIAAAKRMALLMAEMSRLVRGGSGNKRALIQCAKDIAKASDEVTRLAKEVAKQCTDRRIRTNLLQVCERIPTISTQLKILSTVKATMLGRTNISEEESEQATEMLVHNAQNLMQSVKETVREAEAASIKIRTDAGFTLRWVRKTPWYQ
- the LOC114870833 gene encoding vinculin-like isoform X3, with translation MPVFHTKTIESILEPVAQQISHLVIMHEEGEVDGKAIPDLTVPVAAVQAAVSNLVRVGKETVQTTEDQLMKRDMPPAFIKVENSCSKLVQAAQMLKADPYSVPARDYLIDGSRGILSGTSDLLLTFDEAEVRKIIRVCKGILEYLTVAEVVETMEDLITYTKNLGPGMTKMSKMIEERQQELTHQEHRQMLVSSMNTIKELLPVLISAIKIFVATKSSRGAGIEEAERNRRFTFEKMSAEINEIIRVLQLTTWDEDAWANKDMEALKRSLALIESKMVQAKSWLKDPHAQPGEPGEVALRVILDEAGKVGELCAGKERKDILATTKALGHMTDQIADIRARGQGQTPGCVQRAGQCSQGLDLLFGKVDAAARRLEALINAKQAIARRLDAAQAWLADPNGGPEGEENIRALLAEAKRIADLCEDQKERDDILRSISEIAGLTARLVDLRKQGKGDSPEARALAKQIGVALLTLQSKTNRAVANMRPAKPAITLEGKMEQALRWVSNPGVDDRGIEYEMLQWNTGQAAIRGMVGEGRRLAGGMLGPYRQDMIGRCDRAEALTASLADMAGRGEAEAPHARATAAQLQDSLKDLRRHMQEVMTQEVSDVFSDTTTPIKLLAVAATAPPDAPNREEVFEERAGNFEAHAGRLGATAEKAAAVGTANKSTVEGIHAAVKHARELTPQVTSAARIMLKNPGNKAAYEHFDTMKNQWIDNVERLTGLVDEAIDTKSLLDASEEAIKKDIDKCRVAMANVQPQMLVAGATSIARRANRVLLVAKKEVENSEDPRFRDTVKHASDILSHTISPMVMDAKAVAGNIQDKALQKAYLDSCLRILAAVGKVREAFQPQEPDFPPPPPDLDQLHVSDEQAPPKPPLPEGEVPPPRPPPPEEKDEEFPEQKAGEVLSEPMMVAARQLHDEARQWSSKGNDIIAAAKRMALLMAEMSRLVRGGSGNKRALIQCAKDIAKASDEVTRLAKEVAKQCTDRRIRTNLLQVCERIPTISTQLKILSTVKATMLGRTNISEEESEQATEMLVHNAQNLMQSVKETVREAEAASIKIRTDAGFTLRWVRKTPWYQ
- the LOC114870833 gene encoding vinculin-like isoform X2, giving the protein MPVFHTKTIESILEPVAQQISHLVIMHEEGEVDGKAIPDLTVPVAAVQAAVSNLVRVGKETVQTTEDQLMKRDMPPAFIKVENSCSKLVQAAQMLKADPYSVPARDYLIDGSRGILSGTSDLLLTFDEAEVRKIIRVCKGILEYLTVAEVVETMEDLITYTKNLGPGMTKMSKMIEERQQELTHQEHRQMLVSSMNTIKELLPVLISAIKIFVATKSSRGAGIEEAERNRRFTFEKMSAEINEIIRVLQLTTWDEDAWANKDMEALKRSLALIESKMVQAKSWLKDPHAQPGEPGEVALRVILDEAGKVGELCAGKERKDILATTKALGHMTDQIADIRARGQGQTPGCVQRAGQCSQGLDLLFGKVDAAARRLEALINAKQAIARRLDAAQAWLADPNGGPEGEENIRALLAEAKRIADLCEDQKERDDILRSISEIAGLTARLVDLRKQGKGDSPEARALAKQIGVALLTLQSKTNRAVANMRPAKPAITLEGKMEQALRWVSNPGVDDRGIGQAAIRGMVGEGRRLAGGMLGPYRQDMIGRCDRAEALTASLADMAGRGEAEAPHARATAAQLQDSLKDLRRHMQEVMTQEVSDVFSDTTTPIKLLAVAATAPPDAPNREEVFEERAGNFEAHAGRLGATAEKAAAVGTANKSTVEGIHAAVKHARELTPQVTSAARIMLKNPGNKAAYEHFDTMKNQWIDNVERLTGLVDEAIDTKSLLDASEEAIKKDIDKCRVAMANVQPQMLVAGATSIARRANRVLLVAKKEVENSEDPRFRDTVKHASDILSHTISPMVMDAKAVAGNIQDKALQKAYLDSCLRILAAVGKVREAFQPQEPDFPPPPPDLDQLHVSDEQAPPKPPLPEGEVPPPRPPPPEEKDEEFPEQKAGEVLSEPMMVAARQLHDEARQWSSKPEDEEAVEEREVDDEDEFTDGEDDYEPELLMMPSNQPVNQPILAAAQSLHQEARKWSSKGNDIIAAAKRMALLMAEMSRLVRGGSGNKRALIQCAKDIAKASDEVTRLAKEVAKQCTDRRIRTNLLQVCERIPTISTQLKILSTVKATMLGRTNISEEESEQATEMLVHNAQNLMQSVKETVREAEAASIKIRTDAGFTLRWVRKTPWYQ